A stretch of Ipomoea triloba cultivar NCNSP0323 chromosome 11, ASM357664v1 DNA encodes these proteins:
- the LOC115997402 gene encoding probable membrane-associated kinase regulator 6, with protein MENLQPLATESFSYSWLLNGNLPLDGLADSESPRISIDEAGAFEITTFIVHQKRLLNEEAQNFNFDLPAASSESAILVHADEIFSEGQIMPLYIDRSKNEAVKESLSSSITAPESAHTPTTQKEFIEKWRGLPSRMLHKWLRYLKPLLKRLGMQRNTAKVGCQASAPRFTKAYSAVDRTGEKQTGNKKKLRKTRSWSNTPQASPLQSPYHSTDDNHDKECLVTEAILHCKRSFGMC; from the coding sequence ATGGAAAACTTGCAGCCTCTAGCCACAGAAAGTTTTTCATACAGCTGGTTGCTCAATGGAAACCTGCCACTCGATGGCCTTGCAGATTCAGAATCCCCAAGAATATCTATAGATGAAGCTGGCGCCTTCGAAATAACAACATTCATAGTTCATCAGAAAAGATTACTCAATGAAGAAGCACAGAATTTCAACTTTGATCTCCCTGCAGCTAGTTCTGAGTCTGCTATCTTGGTCCATGCTGATGAAATTTTCTCAGAAGGTCAGATCATGCCCCTGTATATCGACAGATCAAAAAATGAAGCTGTAAAAGAATCGTTGAGTAGCTCAATCACAGCACCAGAATCCGCACATACTCCCACGACCCAGAAGGAATTCATTGAGAAATGGAGGGGATTACCAAGCAGAATGTTGCACAAGTGGTTGAGATATTTGAAGCCATTGTTGAAGAGGTTAGGGATGCAAAGAAATACTGCTAAAGTTGGATGCCAAGCCTCTGCACCGCGGTTTACCAAGGCTTATTCTGCTGTTGACAGAACTGGAGAAAAGCAAACAGGCAACAAAAAGAAGCTAAGAAAGACTAGAAGCTGGAGCAATACACCACAAGCATCCCCCTTGCAAAGTCCATACCATTCGACAGACGATAACCATGACAAGGAATGCTTAGTTACTGAAGCAATTCTTCACTGTAAACGATCATTTGGTATGTGCTAG
- the LOC115997448 gene encoding acidic endochitinase-like, with amino-acid sequence MAWRSARNSSLLCMAMLIMSVGCDAGGIAIYWGQNGNEGTLKETCATGNYDFVILAFLATFGNGHQPTINLAGHCDPSTNECTKLSPEIKSCQAKGVKVLLSLGGAAGSYYLASADDARQVATYLWNSFLGGQSSDRPLGKAVLDGIDFDIEGGTNQYWDVLAKYLSGYSKKGKKVYLSAAPQCPFPDAWIGNALKTGVFDYVWVQFYNNPPCQYASGDIANLEDAWKQWTSDIPADKIFLGLPAAPDAAGSGFIPAGDLTSKVLPAIKGSSKYGGVMLWSKYYDDETHYSSSIKTHV; translated from the coding sequence ATGGCTTGGCGTTCTGCAAGAAACTCCTCACTGCTCTGCATGGCTATGTTAATCATGTCTGTTGGTTGTGATGCAGGTGGAATAGCTATCTACTGGGGGCAAAACGGGAACGAAGGCACGCTGAAGGAAACCTGCGCCACAGGGAACTACGACTTTGTGATTTTGGCTTTCTTGGCAACATTCGGAAACGGTCACCAGCCGACAATAAACCTCGCCGGCCATTGCGATCCATCCACGAACGAGTGTACCAAGTTGTCCCCGGAAATCAAATCCTGCCAGGCAAAAGGAGTCAAAGTCCTGCTGTCCCTGGGCGGCGCTGCCGGGAGTTACTATCTTGCCTCTGCGGATGATGCTAGACAAGTTGCCACTTATCTGTGGAACAGTTTCTTGGGAGGACAATCCAGTGATCGTCCTCTTGGCAAAGCGGTTCTAGACGGAATCGACTTCGATATCGAAGGAGGGACTAACCAATACTGGGATGTGCTGGCCAAATACCTTTCTGGGTACagcaagaaagggaagaaaGTTTACTTGAGTGCAGCCCCGCAGTGCCCTTTCCCTGACGCTTGGATTGGGAATGCTTTGAAGACCGGCGTTTTCGACTACGTTTGGGTTCAGTTCTACAACAATCCGCCATGCCAGTACGCTTCCGGGGACATTGCCAACCTTGAAGATGCGTGGAAACAGTGGACTTCCGACATTCCGGCTGACAAGATTTTCCTAGGATTGCCTGCTGCTCCTGATGCTGCCGGAAGCGGTTTCATTCCGGCCGGAGATTTGACCTCCAAAGTTCTCCCTGCAATCAAAGGATCTTCCAAGTATGGTGGTGTTATGCTGTGGTCTAAGTACTATGATGATGAAACTCATTACAGTTCTTCTATCAAGACTCATGTCTGA